The following are encoded together in the Strix aluco isolate bStrAlu1 chromosome 13, bStrAlu1.hap1, whole genome shotgun sequence genome:
- the RPL26L1 gene encoding ribosomal protein uL24-like encodes MKFNPFVTSDRSKNRKRHFNAPSHIRRKIMSSPLSKELRQKYNVRSMPIRKDDEVQVVRGHYKGQQIGKVVQVYRKKYVIYIERVQREKANGTTVHVGIHPSKVVITRLKLDKDRKKILERKAKSRQVGKEKGKYKEETIEKMQE; translated from the exons ATGAAGTTCAATCCGTTTGTGACCTCAGACCGCAGCAAGAACCGCAAACGACACTTCAATGCACCTTCtcacattagaagaaaaataatgtcctCCCCGCTCTCCAAGGAGTTGCGGCAGAAATACAACGTCCGCTCTATGCCCATTCGAAAGGATGATGAAGTCCAG GTGGTCCGGGGACACTACAAAGGACAGCAGATCGGCAAGGTGGTCCAggtgtacagaaaaaaatatgtcatCTACATTGAACGTGTTCAGCGTGAGAAGGCTAATGGCACAACTGTCCATGTGGGGATCCATCCCAGCAAG GTGGTGATCACTAGGCTAAAACTGGACAAAGATCGTAAAAAGATCTTGGAGCGTAAAGCAAAATCTCGCCAGGTTGGCAAGGAGAAGGGCAAATACAAGGAAGAAACAATCGAAAAGATGCAAGAATAG